In Phycicoccus sp. M110.8, the following are encoded in one genomic region:
- the sufU gene encoding Fe-S cluster assembly sulfur transfer protein SufU has translation MDLYQELILEHSKRPHHAGLREPFGAEVHHVNPTCGDEVTLRVQVDGEGADAVIRDVSYDALGCSISTASTSVLTDEVIGHTVAEAMATHEAMRTMLTSKGQDPGDEDVIGDGVAFAGVSKYPARVKCALLGWMALTDALHQAGIDTTAATGRSQKDEDKVGR, from the coding sequence GTGGACCTCTACCAGGAGCTCATCCTCGAGCACTCCAAGCGCCCGCACCACGCCGGCCTGCGCGAGCCGTTCGGCGCCGAGGTGCACCACGTCAACCCGACCTGCGGCGACGAGGTGACCCTGCGGGTCCAGGTCGACGGCGAGGGCGCCGACGCGGTGATCCGCGACGTGTCCTACGACGCGCTCGGCTGCTCGATCTCGACCGCGTCGACGAGCGTGCTCACCGACGAGGTCATCGGGCACACCGTCGCCGAGGCCATGGCGACCCACGAGGCGATGCGCACCATGCTGACCTCCAAGGGCCAGGACCCGGGGGACGAGGACGTCATCGGTGACGGCGTCGCGTTCGCCGGCGTCTCGAAGTACCCGGCCCGCGTCAAGTGTGCTCTGCTGGGATGGATGGCCCTCACCGACGCGTTGCATCAGGCAGGGATCGACACCACCGCGGCGACGGGCCGCAGCCAGAAGGACGAGGACAAGGTAGGACGATGA
- a CDS encoding metal-sulfur cluster assembly factor, with protein MSETTTTQPNVADVEEAMRDVVDPELGINVVDLGLVYGITVDAQNHAVLDMTLTSAACPLTDVIEDQTAQALEGLVATHRINWVWMPPWGPDKITDDGREQLRALGFNL; from the coding sequence ATGAGCGAGACCACGACCACCCAGCCGAACGTCGCGGACGTCGAGGAGGCCATGCGCGACGTCGTCGACCCCGAGCTCGGGATCAACGTCGTCGACCTCGGCCTCGTCTACGGCATCACCGTCGACGCCCAGAACCACGCCGTCCTCGACATGACCCTCACGTCGGCGGCCTGCCCGCTCACCGACGTCATCGAGGACCAGACCGCGCAGGCGCTCGAGGGGCTCGTCGCCACTCACCGGATCAACTGGGTCTGGATGCCGCCGTGGGGCCCGGACAAGATCACCGACGACGGCCGCGAGCAGCTGCGCGCCCTCGGCTTCAACCTCTGA
- a CDS encoding acVLRF1 family peptidyl-tRNA hydrolase yields the protein MSTRVVEVDPERLEGWLERFAANNPGPDAPQRVVGTERFDHLPLAVVLVRRGGYAVGLADGAAYAASKVGTRHVQSRTSAGGWSQQRFARRRGNQADELVRAVTDHAARLLLSPRPAGLVVGGDKALVRDVLADPRLAALADLPRRELYDLPDPRRSVLEDALRRGRVVRVTVEDR from the coding sequence GTGAGCACTCGCGTCGTCGAGGTCGACCCCGAGCGCCTCGAGGGCTGGCTGGAGCGCTTCGCCGCCAACAACCCCGGTCCCGACGCACCCCAGCGGGTGGTCGGGACCGAGCGGTTCGACCACCTGCCCCTGGCGGTGGTCCTCGTGCGTCGTGGTGGGTATGCCGTGGGGCTGGCCGACGGGGCCGCATACGCCGCGTCGAAGGTGGGCACCCGGCACGTCCAGTCGCGCACCTCCGCCGGCGGGTGGTCCCAGCAGCGGTTCGCCCGGCGCCGGGGCAACCAGGCGGACGAGCTCGTGCGCGCTGTGACCGACCACGCCGCCCGCCTCCTGCTCTCCCCGCGCCCGGCCGGGCTGGTCGTCGGGGGCGACAAGGCCCTCGTGCGCGACGTGCTGGCCGACCCGCGCCTGGCCGCGCTCGCCGACCTGCCGCGACGCGAGCTCTACGACCTGCCCGACCCGCGGCGGTCGGTGCTCGAGGACGCCCTGCGCCGGGGTCGCGTCGTCCGCGTCACCGTCGAGGACCGCTGA
- a CDS encoding neutral zinc metallopeptidase: protein MSFNDDVKLDTSQVGGGGGGGAPGGLVVGGGVGGIILLIVMLIFGINPGSVPSSPGSGSDGSGGSVQPGGSTDPSQFSQCKTGADANRNDTCRVIATVNSVNAFWSSELPRYGRNYTPAKTILYSGSTQSACGTASNQVGPFYCPLDKQVYIDASFFQILSDQFGSSSGPLAQEYVVAHEYGHHIQDILGLLDRAQQDPKGAQSGGVRVELMADCLGGVWANHATETKGESTSGGQVAFLKPLTEKDIKDALSAASSVGDDRIQQKTQGQVSPETWTHGSAAARQKWFTTGYTSGDLNQCDTFSVDKVE from the coding sequence ATGAGCTTCAACGACGACGTCAAACTCGACACCTCGCAGGTCGGGGGCGGCGGGGGCGGCGGCGCCCCCGGCGGCCTGGTCGTCGGCGGCGGCGTGGGCGGCATCATCCTGCTCATCGTCATGCTGATCTTCGGGATCAACCCGGGGTCGGTGCCCAGCAGCCCCGGCTCGGGCAGCGACGGCAGCGGCGGCTCGGTGCAGCCCGGCGGGTCGACCGACCCCTCGCAGTTCTCCCAGTGCAAGACGGGCGCCGACGCCAACCGCAACGACACCTGCCGCGTCATCGCCACGGTCAACTCGGTCAACGCGTTCTGGAGCAGCGAGCTCCCCCGCTACGGCCGCAACTACACCCCCGCCAAGACGATCCTCTACAGCGGCTCCACGCAGTCCGCCTGCGGCACCGCCTCCAACCAGGTCGGGCCGTTCTACTGCCCGCTGGACAAGCAGGTCTACATCGACGCCAGCTTCTTCCAGATCCTCTCCGACCAGTTCGGCTCGAGCAGCGGCCCGCTGGCGCAGGAGTACGTCGTGGCCCACGAGTACGGCCACCACATCCAGGACATCCTCGGGCTGCTCGACCGCGCCCAGCAGGACCCCAAGGGCGCCCAGAGCGGCGGAGTGCGCGTGGAGCTGATGGCCGACTGCCTCGGCGGCGTGTGGGCCAACCACGCCACCGAGACCAAGGGCGAGAGCACGAGCGGTGGCCAGGTGGCGTTCCTCAAGCCGCTCACCGAGAAGGACATCAAGGACGCGCTGTCCGCGGCGTCCTCGGTGGGCGACGACCGGATCCAGCAGAAGACGCAGGGACAGGTGAGCCCGGAGACGTGGACCCACGGGTCGGCCGCCGCCCGTCAGAAGTGGTTCACCACCGGCTACACGTCCGGCGACCTCAACCAGTGCGACACCTTCAGCGTCGACAAGGTCGAGTGA